The proteins below come from a single Verrucomicrobiota bacterium genomic window:
- a CDS encoding GHKL domain-containing protein, translating to MNQFQWQWPKKLAAMLEIPAPDPPQQTSRILAVQRNIVLPARVMVTGVVLYYLFYSRWLAEVATTQGVVLETLQNFFVFYVLFQAGAASVLLVVKRFPLGMIQWLVFTVGLLDGLMLAGLTLVTGGFESILFWVFPGLIVVNALSIPLAMPQIVLNLMLSGFYLGAGSLAINVGELETTALYLPPTRKVVQPSVKSQPARHRILVNSQPEAPSAEVATEPFLLRLIILWLMTISCYGVRALLEKQRHVEEEAQEFAARQEQLAAAGRLAAEIAHQMKNPLGIINNAAFSLQRALREGKGDAAQQIQIIQEEVERSDRIITQLIGYAQLSEGRVEKLSVIEELERAVEQVFPRGAQYEIQIHRDYAAHFPPLLMQRAHLLQVFVNLLQNAREALRGKGNIFLSAHCQRDYSIEVIVRDDGPGIAADKLGKIFDAYFTSKERGTGLGLAIVKHNVELYGGTVRVESELGQGARFILLFPAKLLLRLGP from the coding sequence ATGAATCAATTCCAATGGCAATGGCCAAAAAAACTGGCCGCAATGCTGGAAATTCCAGCCCCCGATCCGCCCCAGCAAACCTCACGCATTCTGGCGGTGCAGCGCAACATCGTTTTGCCGGCGCGGGTGATGGTGACGGGAGTGGTGCTTTATTATCTGTTTTACTCGCGCTGGCTCGCCGAGGTGGCCACAACGCAGGGCGTCGTCCTGGAAACGCTGCAAAACTTCTTTGTTTTCTACGTGCTGTTTCAAGCCGGCGCCGCGAGCGTTCTCCTAGTGGTGAAACGCTTTCCCCTCGGGATGATCCAATGGCTGGTGTTTACGGTCGGTTTGTTGGACGGTCTGATGCTGGCGGGCCTGACGTTGGTGACTGGCGGATTCGAAAGCATTCTTTTCTGGGTTTTTCCAGGGTTGATCGTGGTCAACGCTCTGAGCATTCCGCTGGCGATGCCGCAAATCGTGTTGAATCTGATGTTGAGCGGTTTTTACCTTGGCGCAGGCAGCCTGGCCATCAACGTCGGCGAGCTGGAAACCACCGCGCTTTATCTGCCGCCGACCCGGAAGGTTGTTCAACCATCGGTCAAGTCTCAACCTGCCCGCCATCGGATTCTGGTGAATTCACAACCCGAAGCCCCGAGCGCCGAGGTCGCCACTGAACCCTTTCTACTACGCCTGATCATCCTTTGGTTGATGACCATTAGTTGTTACGGGGTGCGGGCTTTGTTGGAAAAGCAACGTCATGTGGAGGAGGAAGCGCAGGAATTTGCCGCCCGCCAGGAACAGTTGGCCGCCGCTGGCCGGCTGGCCGCCGAAATCGCCCATCAAATGAAAAACCCGTTGGGCATCATCAACAATGCGGCCTTCTCCCTCCAGCGCGCGTTGCGTGAAGGCAAAGGCGACGCGGCTCAACAGATTCAAATCATTCAGGAGGAGGTGGAACGCTCGGACCGCATCATCACGCAACTGATTGGTTATGCGCAGTTGAGCGAAGGTCGTGTGGAAAAATTGAGCGTGATCGAGGAACTGGAGCGCGCCGTCGAGCAAGTCTTTCCGCGCGGCGCGCAATATGAGATCCAAATCCATCGCGATTATGCGGCCCATTTTCCGCCGCTGTTGATGCAGCGCGCCCATCTGCTCCAGGTATTTGTGAACCTGCTGCAAAATGCTCGTGAAGCATTGCGGGGAAAGGGAAACATTTTTCTGAGCGCTCATTGTCAGCGCGATTATTCCATTGAAGTGATTGTCCGGGATGACGGGCCGGGCATCGCCGCCGACAAGTTGGGGAAGATTTTTGATGCCTACTTTACCAGCAAGGAAAGAGGCACGGGACTGGGGCTGGCGATCGTCAAACACAACGTGGAGCTTTACGGTGGAACTGTGCGCGTTGAATCAGAGCTTGGACAAGGGGCGCGCTTCATATTATTGTTCCCCGCGAAACTGTTGCTGAGACTTGGCCCATGA
- the gmk gene encoding guanylate kinase, translating into MADAHPSPLLIVISAPSGGGKTTLCQQLLAANPGLTRAVTCTTRPPREGERDGVDYYFLDAASFLKRVQAGNFLEHATVYGHSYGTLKTEVLGKLRQGRDVLLNVDVQGAATIRARTEEDEELKRALVMTFLTPPSLAVLENRLKKRGADSPATIQKRLGVARQEIAQWKNFDYLLISTTIAEDLRRMQAIVEAEKMRPARAQPPAVD; encoded by the coding sequence ATGGCTGATGCGCATCCGAGTCCATTGTTGATTGTCATTTCCGCGCCTTCCGGTGGCGGCAAGACGACGCTTTGCCAGCAACTACTCGCGGCCAATCCCGGTCTCACGCGGGCCGTCACCTGCACGACGCGGCCTCCTCGGGAAGGCGAGCGCGACGGAGTGGATTATTATTTTCTGGACGCCGCCTCCTTTCTCAAACGGGTGCAGGCAGGCAATTTTCTGGAACACGCGACAGTTTACGGTCACAGCTACGGGACATTAAAGACCGAAGTGCTGGGCAAGCTGCGGCAAGGCAGGGATGTGCTGCTCAACGTGGATGTGCAAGGCGCGGCCACGATTCGCGCGCGGACCGAAGAGGATGAGGAATTGAAACGGGCGCTGGTCATGACGTTTCTGACGCCGCCCTCGCTGGCTGTATTGGAAAACCGGCTCAAGAAACGGGGCGCTGATTCGCCGGCAACCATCCAAAAGCGACTCGGCGTGGCGCGGCAGGAGATTGCGCAGTGGAAGAATTTCGATTACCTATTGATCAGCACGACCATTGCCGAAGATTTGCGACGGATGCAGGCGATCGTAGAGGCGGAAAAAATGCGCCCGGCCCGGGCGCAACCGCCGGCAGTTGATTGA
- a CDS encoding phosphopantothenoylcysteine decarboxylase, with translation MSKSKNIVLGVTGSIAAYKAAELTSQLTQRGGDVHVVMTADALRFITPLAFKTLSRHPVVTDLYDEEEGWKPTHIKLADEAALLLVAPATANTLAKMANGIADDALTCIALALNPKAKVLIAPAMNGKMWLHPATQQNVATLKSRGAEFIGPEEGLLSCGYEGLGRLWPVEKVAARVLELLA, from the coding sequence ATGAGCAAGAGTAAAAATATTGTTCTTGGAGTGACCGGCTCCATCGCGGCTTACAAAGCGGCGGAGTTGACCAGCCAATTGACGCAACGGGGTGGTGATGTGCACGTGGTGATGACCGCGGATGCGCTCCGCTTCATCACGCCGCTCGCCTTCAAGACCCTGTCCCGCCATCCGGTCGTCACCGACCTTTACGACGAGGAGGAAGGTTGGAAACCCACCCACATCAAACTCGCCGATGAGGCGGCGCTGTTGCTCGTCGCGCCCGCGACGGCCAACACGCTGGCAAAAATGGCGAATGGCATTGCCGATGACGCCTTGACGTGCATTGCGCTGGCGCTGAATCCCAAAGCCAAGGTGCTGATCGCGCCGGCCATGAACGGCAAGATGTGGCTGCACCCGGCCACGCAACAAAACGTGGCAACGCTCAAGTCGCGCGGCGCCGAGTTCATCGGGCCGGAGGAAGGGCTACTCTCCTGCGGTTACGAAGGGTTGGGACGGCTCTGGCCAGTGGAGAAAGTGGCTGCCCGCGTTCTGGAATTGCTGGCCTGA
- a CDS encoding YicC family protein has translation MTGYGRGECAQDGFKITVELSSVNRRQSDISVNLPRELEPLESRLRDEINRGIARGRLTVRVSLHSADEKAGGKVRLNAALARAYAREFRKLARSLKLTDPVSLELLARAPGVLQTDEPVTDADDFWPAVEKATQKALTGLVKMREREGAHLAHDLKSRMAVIRQSVARVRKQAPEVAKRYQEQLRERIKNAGLEVPGLEDERLLKEVIYFADRSDVSEEITRLESHFQQFEDCLKSREPVGRTLDFLSQEMNREINTLGAKANDSLISREVVVLKAELEKFREQAQNVE, from the coding sequence ATGACTGGCTACGGACGCGGCGAGTGCGCGCAGGACGGCTTCAAAATCACGGTGGAACTCAGTTCGGTGAACCGCCGACAGAGCGATATCTCCGTGAATTTACCGCGCGAGTTGGAGCCGTTGGAGTCGCGGTTGCGGGATGAAATCAATCGCGGCATTGCGCGCGGCCGGTTGACGGTGCGGGTTTCGCTTCATTCCGCAGATGAAAAAGCAGGCGGCAAAGTCCGGTTGAACGCGGCCCTGGCCAGGGCGTATGCGCGCGAGTTTCGTAAACTGGCCAGGAGTCTTAAACTGACTGACCCTGTCTCCTTGGAACTGCTGGCGCGCGCGCCCGGCGTCTTGCAAACGGACGAGCCGGTGACCGACGCGGATGACTTCTGGCCGGCCGTGGAAAAGGCCACGCAAAAGGCGTTGACGGGACTGGTGAAGATGCGCGAGCGGGAGGGCGCCCATCTGGCGCACGATTTGAAATCGCGGATGGCGGTGATCCGCCAATCGGTGGCGCGGGTGCGCAAACAGGCGCCCGAGGTCGCGAAGCGGTACCAGGAACAATTGCGCGAGCGGATCAAGAACGCCGGCCTCGAAGTGCCGGGACTGGAGGACGAGCGACTGCTCAAGGAGGTGATTTACTTCGCGGATCGCTCGGACGTTTCCGAGGAGATCACGCGACTGGAAAGTCATTTTCAGCAGTTTGAGGATTGCTTGAAGTCCAGGGAGCCGGTCGGCCGCACGCTGGATTTTCTTTCGCAGGAGATGAACCGCGAAATCAACACCCTCGGCGCCAAAGCCAATGACAGTTTGATCTCGCGAGAAGTCGTGGTGCTCAAGGCCGAACTGGAAAAATTCCGGGAACAGGCGCAAAACGTGGAATGA